In a genomic window of Staphylococcus taiwanensis:
- a CDS encoding nitroreductase family protein → MINDFNEILEGRKSVKGFDPEYKIPHEEMNEMIEKATKAPSSVNMQPWRFVVVESDEAKQKLRPLIQFNTNQNDTSSAMVVIFGDLQCYEEGEYIYEQAVINGHMPQEVKEQMLPIVLENYKNRTRQNMSDIVKIDSSLAAMQFMLVAKQHGYDTNPIGGFEHEEIGKAFGYDLERYVPVMIVAIGKKAKEAHTSYRMPVEKVIDYK, encoded by the coding sequence ATGATAAATGATTTTAATGAAATCTTAGAAGGTAGAAAATCTGTAAAAGGATTTGATCCTGAATATAAAATTCCTCATGAAGAAATGAACGAAATGATTGAAAAAGCAACGAAAGCACCATCTTCAGTTAATATGCAACCTTGGCGTTTCGTTGTAGTTGAAAGTGATGAAGCTAAACAAAAACTACGTCCATTAATTCAATTTAATACAAATCAAAATGATACGTCTTCAGCAATGGTTGTCATCTTCGGTGACTTACAATGCTATGAAGAAGGCGAATATATTTATGAACAAGCAGTCATAAATGGACACATGCCTCAAGAAGTTAAAGAACAAATGTTACCTATCGTGCTAGAAAATTATAAAAATAGAACACGTCAAAATATGAGTGATATTGTTAAAATTGATAGCAGTCTAGCAGCAATGCAATTTATGTTAGTTGCAAAACAACATGGCTATGATACAAATCCAATTGGTGGCTTTGAACATGAAGAGATTGGCAAAGCGTTTGGTTATGATTTAGAACGTTATGTCCCAGTCATGATTGTTGCTATTGGTAAGAAAGCGAAAGAAGCACATACTTCTTACAGAATGCCGGTTGAAAAAGTTATAGATTACAAATAA
- a CDS encoding VOC family protein produces the protein MNANRGINHIGLTVPDMEEATAFFKNGLNGKIAYDSQKKSDDPRGGNEVERVLGLEKGAVIIHKRMMVFGNGPNIEMFEFRDAQQGKAQSLQDIGFTHISFYIEAAHFDDVIQQVESAGGQPISEPHANTKYEDTEGNRTVYIKTPWNSLIELQTVPNGFYYPEDSEADVFIPEKVNK, from the coding sequence ATGAACGCGAATCGTGGGATTAATCACATTGGATTAACCGTGCCTGATATGGAGGAGGCGACTGCCTTTTTCAAGAATGGATTGAATGGCAAGATTGCCTATGATAGTCAGAAGAAGTCAGATGATCCTCGTGGTGGTAATGAGGTAGAACGTGTACTTGGTTTGGAAAAGGGCGCTGTGATTATTCATAAGCGTATGATGGTCTTTGGCAATGGACCAAATATTGAAATGTTCGAGTTTAGAGATGCCCAGCAAGGTAAAGCACAATCATTACAAGATATTGGTTTCACACATATTTCCTTCTATATTGAAGCGGCGCACTTTGATGATGTCATTCAACAAGTAGAAAGCGCTGGTGGACAACCTATTTCAGAGCCACACGCTAATACGAAATATGAAGATACAGAGGGCAATCGAACAGTTTATATCAAAACGCCCTGGAATAGTTTAATAGAACTTCAAACCGTTCCGAATGGCTTTTATTATCCTGAAGATAGTGAAGCTGACGTATTTATTCCTGAAAAAGTAAACAAATAA
- a CDS encoding MBL fold metallo-hydrolase, which produces MTNNHSLESLTQVEKGLYETPKAVLPFDRRYRIKSFVLERPEGNVVIYHSPGLNEAANDINQLGGATRVLMNHEHESLGGQPEIDLPFWIHRDDADAISDTVKINGQFNQREALASDLDVIPTPGHTSGTTMFLWNNGEHRFLFTGDFLCVDNGEWRTVILGSSNREESIKSLEFIRDLEFDAIVPWVAIEGEGSVFFADNEEDKRERLQNIINRVRNGENT; this is translated from the coding sequence ATGACGAACAATCATAGTTTAGAATCATTAACTCAGGTTGAAAAAGGCTTATATGAAACACCTAAGGCAGTCTTACCATTTGATCGTCGTTATCGCATTAAATCTTTTGTATTAGAACGTCCAGAAGGCAATGTTGTCATTTACCATTCGCCAGGTTTAAATGAAGCTGCAAACGATATTAATCAACTAGGTGGGGCAACACGTGTATTAATGAATCACGAGCATGAGTCGTTAGGAGGTCAACCAGAGATTGACTTACCTTTTTGGATTCATCGTGATGATGCAGATGCAATTAGCGATACCGTGAAGATTAATGGTCAGTTTAACCAACGTGAGGCATTAGCATCTGATCTTGACGTGATTCCAACACCAGGTCATACGTCAGGCACAACAATGTTTCTATGGAATAATGGTGAACATCGCTTCTTATTTACAGGCGACTTCTTATGTGTCGATAATGGGGAGTGGCGAACGGTCATTTTAGGATCTAGTAATAGAGAGGAATCTATTAAAAGTTTAGAATTCATTCGTGATTTAGAGTTCGACGCAATTGTGCCGTGGGTTGCCATTGAAGGTGAAGGCTCAGTGTTCTTTGCTGACAATGAAGAAGATAAACGTGAAAGACTTCAGAACATTATCAATCGTGTGCGTAACGGTGAGAATACTTAG